Within the Candidatus Dormiibacterota bacterium genome, the region AGCCGACGTCGCTCGCGCAAATCCCGGGACGCGCGTACTCTTGCTGGTCGTCGAACTCTGCGCGCTCTGGTTCAGGCGTGACGATTTCTCCAAGAGCAATATCGTCGCAACGGCGCTCTTCTCCGACGGTGCCGGGGCGGCGATTCTCAGTACGACCGGCGAAGGCCCCGCGATCGTCGCGAGCGGCGAGTACACGTTTGCGCAAACGCTCGACGTGATGGGATGGGAAGTCGAAAACGAAGGAATGAAAGCGATCTTTTCACGCGACATTCCGGCGTTGGTCGAGACCGAATTCGGCCGCGTATTGGATGACTTTCTCGCTCCGCTCGGGCGTTCGCGTGCCGGCGTCACACAGTTGCTCGCGCATCCGGGCGGCGCGAAAGTGATCGAAGCGCTCGAGCACGTCTTCGGCCTAGCTCCGGGAGCATTGGTCGATTCGCGCGAGATCCTGCGTTCGTACGGAAACATGTCCGCAGCCACGGTGATGTTCGTCGTCGAGCGCGCGATGCGGCGCGGCGCATTAACGCCGGAGCGCTGCGGGCACACGCTGGTCAGCGCGATGGGACCGGGCTTTACCGCAGCGTTCACGCTCCTCGAATACCCATGATCGCGGCGCTGGCGCTCGTCGCATTCGTGGCCGTGCAACGCGGCGTCGAGCTTTTCTATGCGCGGCGCAATACCCGCCGGCTCCTTGCGGCCGGCGGCGTCGAAGCCGGCGCCGAGCACTATCCGCTCTTCATCTTGCTGCACGCAAGCTGGCTGATCGCTCTGCTGGCGTATCTGCCCCGATCCGTCGAGCCGAACGGCTGGCTCGTCGCCGTTTTTTTCGCGCTTCAAGGCCTGCGCGTTTGGGCGATTCGAAGCCTTGGGCCGTTCTGGACGACGCGGCTCATCACGGTTCCCGGCGCCCCGCTGGTGCGCCGCGGCCCATACCGTTTCATCCGCCACCCTAACTACGTGGTGGTCGCCGGCGAGATCGCGGTACTTCCGCTCGCGCTCGGGGAACCGTGGGTCGCTCTGGGCTTTTCCCTTTTGAACGCGGGCCTGCTAGCCGTTCGCATCCGTAAAGAGGACGACACCCTCTCGGAACGCCAATCAACCGAGCATGCGTAATGCTTACTCGCTCCTGACCGCCGGCCTTTGCCTCTCGCTCGTGCTGGCACTTGCCGGCCCCCTATCGGCGGCGCCCGGCGCCCCGGTCGCGCTGAACTCGTGCAGCTTGATGTATTCGAGTACCGACAGCATCGCGAGCCAAATCGTCGGCCTCGACGCGCAGTTCACCAACGAGTCCTCAAAGACCGCAACCGTGGTGAACATCGCCACCTCGATCAACGGCCAGAACAGCGTTATCCGCGACGTCGGGTCGTTTGCTCCCGGCATAGAAATCCATCACCGCTACAAGGCGGGAGGCGGGCAGTTCGCGCTTCCCTCGGTGCTTCAACAACTCTTCGGCAAGCCCGCGGTGCAGTGTACGATCGCATCGGTACGGTTCGAAGATGGATCGATGTGGCCGAGCGCGGCCGGCCAACCGGCGGCGGCGACGACGAGCGCCATCCTCACGCAGCCGACGGCGCTACAGTTGCACGGAACCGGTGCGGCGCATGCACGATTGGCACTCGCAACGTCCGCAGCCCAAGTCTCGTCGAATAGCGATTGCGGCGGAGTTGCGTCGGTTACCGTCGTCGCGTCTACGGCGGCCGATTTGGCGCTCGAGATCACGCCGCTCGGGGGCGGCACATGCACGATCGCTCTGCGTGACGCTAGCGGCAACACCGCGACGATTCCGGTTAGCGTTACGCCGTAACGCCTATCGGGTTGCGAGCGATTCGCGCCAACTCACGAATCGCTCGACCAGAGCCGGGTCGAACTGCGAACCGCTACACCGCTGAAGTTCGATCAGCGCGGCGTCCTCGC harbors:
- a CDS encoding type III polyketide synthase, with the translated sequence MEHHPRLLAIATAVPPFELDQDDVTQRVNAQFGSRSSSIGRLLPVFANTGIERRFSCVPIEWYYEPHDWTDRNTLYIESALALLESAANRALEEAALRIEDIDALVVVSTTGIATPSLDARLIERMGFRRTCKRLPIFGLGCAGGALGLARAADVARANPGTRVLLLVVELCALWFRRDDFSKSNIVATALFSDGAGAAILSTTGEGPAIVASGEYTFAQTLDVMGWEVENEGMKAIFSRDIPALVETEFGRVLDDFLAPLGRSRAGVTQLLAHPGGAKVIEALEHVFGLAPGALVDSREILRSYGNMSAATVMFVVERAMRRGALTPERCGHTLVSAMGPGFTAAFTLLEYP
- a CDS encoding isoprenylcysteine carboxylmethyltransferase family protein, coding for MIAALALVAFVAVQRGVELFYARRNTRRLLAAGGVEAGAEHYPLFILLHASWLIALLAYLPRSVEPNGWLVAVFFALQGLRVWAIRSLGPFWTTRLITVPGAPLVRRGPYRFIRHPNYVVVAGEIAVLPLALGEPWVALGFSLLNAGLLAVRIRKEDDTLSERQSTEHA